The genomic region tcgatggtttatcgtgatggactTTGATTGTTCCTTTTAAAGGCATTTTCAAATAGAAAAGGAatgattttaataaaatttttaaataactaatttctTATTTTTCAAATATGTTAAATCTTAGGGTTTATTCTtgtcatcacatacatcatacatatataccacatgTACCAAGTACTGAAATTCGCTAGCACTGGAAATCCTAAACAGGTGAACATGTTAAATTAACCAGCAATCATTGCGTTTGTCCTGTGAACTAGGAAATTCTGCCACTTATTTCCATCTATTGAATATTCGCCATCTAATTGTCTGAATGTAAAGGTATAACGTGGTACCGTATGAATAATGTTAGCATTATGTGACATATAGTGATCAATTCTAATTAGTGGATTAATTCatgtggaaggaaggaaggaaggaatgtGAAGAAGAAGATGACAGCCGCATAGGGGATCCTTGATACTGTGTCATGGAAATGCCATTATTACTTAGTGAACACCTTCCATGGTTGTCATCCATTTCTTACTTTGCTGACAAGGAGGACAGCTTCTTATTTCACTACAAATGTGTTTGTAAGTCTATGTTATGTACAACATGTCTTAGGCAATGGTTTTAGCAATATAGAATCTGCTTATTTTCTAATTAAATATGTATacaatcaggggtgtaactaggagaggcagggccccatagcagacttctgaatggggcccccatcccctcagaaaatatacatcttTGTAtactatacttatatacatacacactgatttatacacttatgtgcatacatttatgcactgatacatacatttctacacctacacagatctgtcccagtagctgccaACCACACgggggaagtacatggcaggaattagagatgagagatcactAGTCCTGTCGGTTTGCAGTTCTCTccctctcccctgacatttctttATATAAGCTGATGATTCATGTTGtgtactgctatatacacgtTTTTCTGTACAATACGCAggataatatgtatgtaatagtGCACATACTCCATTCATTAGTGTGTTAGGTGGGATGCCggtggccccctgacactgcgagccccatagcagctgccatggctgctaccgctgtagttacacccctgcataaAATGATACCCCAATTAAGCAAAGTAATTTTGGAATACAGAGATGCTAGCGatgcactgtgatgtcagagtacaggaattatacacacagtgatgtcactatacaaggataatacacacatgagGTTACAGtaaaggtataatacacacaatgatgtgacagaacagagataatacatacagtcggGTCACAGATCATGGTATAACATAGACAATTGAGAGCTTAAACGCAGAAGCATTTTGTAACATTTTGCACACTTTGCCATCAAAGTGGGTGGAAAAGTGGCCATTATTAACAGGTTTAGCCAGATTCATCAGCCTAGACATATTTAAGCAGAAATATTTCTTAGATCTCACTCTAGGAGGGTGTCGAAAGAGCAATAACATCTGAAGAGTAAGGGATCAAAGCGGCAACTAATTTATCAAACAGTTCAAGGTCACTAAGGTTCAAAGTGTATGGGGTTGCTAAGGGGCATTTTGCTTTCAGGGCATCATAAGGAATTTATTCTCTGTAGGGCTCTGATCAAGTGTTATACAATGGGGGAGTCAATAAAGACATTTCATTACTTTTATGTTAAGACAAGGGAGGAAGCCCATCTCTACCCATCAATTTATGACACTGATGGCCCTTGCATAAATACACTGTTTCCACAGGCCAATGTCATTGCCGAAATATTTTCGCTGTCATTATGATAAAGAATGTCCTTGGCTCTATTTGTAAATATGGATTTGTTTTTGAGTGTTATGCAAATTGTGCCGGGAGACAGACTTAGAAATGAATAGCTTTCTGGCCTCTTACACTATACAGATAGGAAATCTATTCATAAAACCATTACTGCATATCATTTTGTTTTATAAGGTCAAACCGTGTCTAGTAAATGTGAAGCCTGTATTACTAATGTACCGGATATAATTAGTAATTCACTGTTCGCTTTTCTCTTTTACTGAAAATCAGTGAGAACCAGTGGAATAATTCCAACATCTTCCTGGCGAAAAGCTAACTTTTCCATAATATTAATAGAGAAATGAGCTATTTCTGGTCTCCTCCAATAGGTTTATCTCAAATAGGAAGAAATAATAGGGGGGCCAACCATGTAGTTCCGATTCTGCTCCCCACTACAGGCCAGGTAGGAAGTAGAGGGCAGCATTTGAAACGGAGCAGTGATTGATCAGTGAGTGATGACTACAATATTTAgctttttcacatatattttcatTTCACTcaaattacagattttttttctactaAAGAAACTTTGtagcatataggggcacatttacttacccagcaaCTGGAGTTCaccgtaagtgcattgtctgactacaatgcactgtgccgcgattcactaagattgtggtcccaatatcctgcatttgtcgcttccctgctcaggttcaACAGGgtccaccatctttttagtggtacatGTAAGCGCTtgtgcttgcaacacaatttgaaagttaaactttgcactcagtccgaatcggtcggatcgccctttaaattgtattgcatggaagccagcgcagctgtgccaaaaaagggtTGTATGAGACACAATCGCAAAGCCCCCGCtacttaaatacccgtgcaagctttTTTTCAATTGAAAAAAGGTACACAGTCCGAAAAAAAGTGTGTCAGGGGCTTCACTGCAGCTTCATACCTGCCAGTGCCTGTGAATTAGAGTCTACAATCTTAATAACTCTGTCTCTGTAAGTGCAATAAGTAGCTAGTATTCCTTCACCTTTTTCAGCTCATCTCTTTGTTTTTAATAGCCACTCAATAGATTATATACAGCTGcagcctgaaaaaaaaaacaggcattgCTTTCTCTGAGGTTAAGGGGAGATTCAGTTAATTCAAGGTCAATGATAAACTCACATTAATATTTAATGACAAAGACAATAAATATTTGCCACCTCAATGGTGGGACTATATACGTTTCTCCCATggtgtggcctcttttctctcccaAATGAGTCCTCCCTCTAAGTTCACCCTTAGCTCATGCAGGTAGTCTCTTTCCACTCCCTTCTCCTTCCATTCTGATCTTGTTCACTTCTCTCCTTACAGTTGTTTTGGTTTATCTTGATGGGACCTTACTATGTTATTTGGGGCTTTTGGCCTCAGTTGGAAGCTGTGACCTCACTCGTCCTCAGAAGCTTTCTGACTATGTACGCTTAAAACAAAGTGATAAGATATAATATGCTGTATAAACACTATAGGGGATATTCATGAAGGCTTGTTTGCCAGTTTTCTTGTGCTGCAGCCCTGAAATAGTCATAATTCCTTGTGCCAGGTATTGTGACTTTTTCCTCCCTTACTCCACCTCCACGTCAAGTAGCTGTGAAGGGGTATGAAGGTTGCATGCCCACAGTGTTCATGCCCCGTACCTGCACACTCACCCTTTCAGGCCTGAACTGGCAAAGGTTAAAGTGCAATTCAGCCTGGCTTACCGGTACCAATCAgctgccggatacatcaggaggatggaGCCTCTTTGTGTATCTTGCATGGAGATAAGACAGGGATTTACTATAAGCTGGCTCACCTAGTGCCCGTGtgttaaataaccccctatgggccacatttatcacttttgtgcgcctaagtgtagtagttgcgcctaaattcgggcgcactgttttgccagaattatcacaagctacaaccatctgtgataagtatattttctgcctcttattaatcactttactttaacacagtttaggcgcagtttaggcgcaatgttagattcgggaacttacatgtcatcctgctacaagctcctctctgcttctcccacagcccagaatgaagataacactcacagcagcacccaggtgtgtgacaccctgcacccagtgacctcctcagcaggggcttctcctagaggggatcccccagtgctggtctcctgctgcacccctgtaattctgcacagtatccccctcagacactgtgcagaattacatgggggacacttgtttgtagtatctgcaagcttctgcaaacttgtgcaaacttctcttgctcttgctgtgagctcagcgttttgcagaatattttgtaaatagaaggtgatgaactgtaaatagagtctgcagctcctgtctgcagagtatctaatgtatctattatatgttccagtgtctggctgagctctgctgctagaaatgagctcttctgcaaaggggctcagtgctttcttctcagataacgccaccttcgggctggagtgtttttgcgcccgtttttgcgcctaaatacaaaagtcgcacgtgatgaatatcattaggcgcagcaaaacatctggaattgaacgatagatgagggaaagctggttattttagctgcgcggctaatttgacgtttaatcgcaaaaatggcgcaaaaacggtgcgcctaaacgaaaaggcgcaaaaacaacagaaaaaacaagtgataaatgtggccctatgtcttttttcaacttgaTAATATATGTgtgcaaacaaaataaaaaccatCATATGAAAACACTGCAGGTAATTTATGAATCAATTTATATCAAGATTTTGCCAATTTTGTTGCGACCGCTGGTATATGACAATTTACAGACTAATGTGACACTTCTATGTGATCACATCCTTTAATATAATTTATCCCAGAAACCACAGATCAGTGTGGTGAACCCTTCCAAATTCTGTATCAAGGATAGGCCGTGAGGATTTTCTCTTTTGCCTATCCTAAAATCTGATCAGGACAAGGACAATAAGACAGGATAATAAGGACAACGATTTCTATGACGGCCTTTGAGGAGTTGCTATTGATGAGACAGATAAGATGATTAATGACTTCGTCACAAATCATAAATCATTTGCCAGTCTCCAATAAACTTTTATGGAAGTTAATTATTTTACAAAAAGTTTTACCTTATCTGCCACACAGACTAATATAACTGATCCATGTTACACTTCTGGAGCGCTGCTGAGTAGTGTAGGGGGATGAACTTGTAagtaaaatctaccatcatggattatcattttttttttgagcCTTAAGATATTgaacattaccagagcccctctgtgatacaggttcacaggctgttacaatgtgtcacCATCCCCCTGTTCCCTTGATACCGTCTGCTGTAATGTTACGTCAGCAGAGGgagtttcagcacatagtgggaggggtAAAGTGCTCCTTGCACTATGTAACaggacaggggtgtaactaggagagactggccCCCATAGCTGAGAAGGCATGAACCCCCCGCTTCCCCTTAAACATAAAAAATCCATAGCTCCCAACTTTCATAGCAGAGAAACAACACAGAATTTTTTTCCAATAACTACACCTTTTGCCCCACACCCACACTGCGTAATTTCCCTCTTAGTGCCCTCCATCATCCCCTCAAATTGTGTCTCTTCAGCTCCCTGTCACACTATAGACCCTTTAATATTGTGCCCCCAGGTCACCCTCATAATTTGTGCCCTCAGAAATGCCCCCTCTTACTctgccccagcagctcccctcttaATGTGCCCCCCCAGAAGCTCTCCCTTTTACTGTACCAAACAGTCCTATATAAAGTCTTctcaccctctatggattcatAAGGTCCCCTCacgcccatggattccttatgaacAGCCTTTTGTGGGCCCCCAGCAACTCTGGACCCCAGTACTTGCCTGGGGATGCTCAGTGTTGTCGCTAGCTCTGGGTCGGATAGTGATCCCAACTTTCGACAGACATTGCCAAATCACTTGGATTTGTTGTGGAATGTATTTGTTGAAGTTTGTGATCCTTTCCTTGTTCCTTTACAAAATTTCCGATTATAGATGACAAAggtgcgacacaattagaaaaTCTAATTAATACAATTATCTTTTAATTAGAATACATTGACCCCATCAAATGGTAACTTCCTTTCAATAATTGTTAAAGATGGGAGTACAAAATCGTATAatagattttctttatttttgtgatGTTTTACACAATAAACTCACACAGTAGCATTTGATTTTACTTagataaaatacatttatagCAATTTacaaagtttttgaattttttctgAAAACATTtgcataacattttattaaacaCAATACTTTACATACAGGTCATTTTGTTGAAAAACATAGTCATATTTTATAGTCTTTATTCAATAAAGCACAGCCTCACAAAGAAATTAGTGCCCCCTTTTTTTAGCATGTAAGAAAATTAGAAATTTAAAAAGATGTCATCTggtacttgaatttttttttttctaaattaaggTATTAGTAGAATGTAAACAAATGTGACATTTACAAAAGGCATTTTAGTTATCAAATATTCATGCAGGTGTTTACTTGAAACAACTGATGTATCTTTTCGAAACTGATGTGTTACTGTATACTATTATTATGTTACGCCCTCTATAAAAGAAAGgaacaaaaaaagaagaaaaaaagtcaGTTTTGGCACTTTAAGTATAAAATGACTTACATGGACAAAGTCCATGTAACGAGCACAGTTTCAGGGATCACTGAAACAATCAGAAATCATGTTTAAGACTTTGGAAAGTTTGAGTAGAAAAAGTCACATACCTGATACACTGTACTAAGATCAcaactttttgaaactttgaCTTAGAACCACCTTATAATCCGAAATCCCAAATAGGGATCAATACAATATGAATGTGGAAACGGGATAGAATTATTGTTTTCCGACAGTCTGCTTTGTACTAACCAGTTAACACTGAGTTCAGAAACAAGATGCTATAAACTCAGTGTTAGATGCTTTAAAAAATGTGCATCACATTCATTCAGGGTTACATCCACATTGGTCTTCATCCATTGGTGTAACAAATTTTTGACTAAATCAATTTCTCAATTTACTCTTTTACAATACTTTAACTCTTACCACCCAAAGTCTGTAAGAAGTGTCAAAAGTGCTTAGTCAAGGGACATCTAGAAATTGAATCCATGGTAGCTTTGTTGTACAAAATGTTGAATGTTGGACAAGACAATTGATCAAATGTTACCGTTCTGTATGGTAGAGACACCATCCAGGGGACCCTTCATTGTAAACACATAACCATCCAAACTACTAGACCGTGACATACTTCTTTTGCAGCAAAGTCCACATATTTACCACAGTATATACCAATAAAATTTTCCTTCCGACTTTTTGTACCTATCTTCCACATTTTTGTAAACATGTGCTACAGTTTTCGACATTAATATAATCTTTATAACTTTATATCTATACTCAGAAAATATAACTTCTTCATCTTCTATATTTTGGTCTGGCAGTGTTCTCTatatcttatatttcttatatatCTTATATGTTGAGGAACCGATGACCTCCGAAGGTCGCCGGAATGATGATTTATACATACTTCTTCTTAAACCCTGTTTTTGTGAGGTTATGAAAGAGGAACAATCATGAAAAGTGGTGAGACATCCAAGATATCTGAATGTCTCCCCTGTTGAGCACCTTTTCTTTAGTATGATTTGCACTCTTAATAATAAGCAGGTTACAGAAGAACTAGCTAACAtaataaaacaattataccattgtAAGTGAATTACACCCACACTTTGTCAAAGTAAAACTGTGAGGACAGATCTGCACAAAATTCTGGTAAGTCAAGTGCGATTATTCCACAATAACAGAGCTGAATGTCGtattctgtacaaaggcagtcCCTACTGTCCTAGCAGAAGAACTGTTAAAAGAACTACGTAATCATAATGTGCCTGCGCAGATATGCTATCTAGACTTGTAACAAGCACCAACCTCCTCATGTTAGCTCAGAATCATCTGCAAATATaagtattttacaaaaaaaaaaaaaaaattgcaattgaaACAATTTCTGAGATTAAGGACCAGAAAATTTCAGAATTGGCACATTCATGAAATAAAGTGTCTACGTTCCGTTCTACTTGCTCTGTAGTAAATTTTTGTAAAGTAACTGATTGTATGATGCTTTTATCCCTTCGCATTGGTTTCATTTATTTGCGTTGTGCTTTTACCTTGTCCCATTCTGCACAAGTGTGTAATTTGTTAGTGTTCAAGTCAGTATTCCTTATCCACAGACCATCTGACCATTTGTAATTTTGGCACGTGTAAGATCATTTTCTGCTTTATCTCCAAACTAATAAGAGCACAAGCTTTATCAAAGTAGAATACACTCTAGAAAAAAATTTGATGGAAACATTGTTCATATTTCTCATTCTTTGTATGTGCGTGTTGGTGATGTTCCTTTATAGAAGATGTTCCGAGTGCTTTCTGGGCTGTTACTCCTTTCAGGAATTAAAATGATGTTGCCTTTTCTTCTTAGAGTAGAGTCGCGACTTGATGCTATAGATACAGTCTCTGAGCCAATTTCGCTACCTTCTACCGGTGTCACTCGTATTGTGGTTATTCCATGAAGAAGGTGATCATTATCAATGTTGCTTCTCTTTCTTTCAGTTGTGCCAAAAGAGTCTTTTAACGACTCACAACTTTCTGAGTCCCTGTTGAGGTCATTCAATTCATAAGCTTGACGCAAAGTTCCTTTCTCAGGAGCTTTCCATTTCCATGATCCACTTCCTTCACCCTCTAGAGGCATTTGAATAATTGGCCTGTTATTTTCAGGATGGGCTTCAATCCGGACAATATTTGTTGGTTCATGTTCCGTGAGAGCTTTGTACCTGATCGATCCAGTACAACTGACTGTACTCCCCTCTGAACTTTTGGGGCTACCTTGAAGCATCCCTTGTTGTTTTGACATGGCTATGACTTGCATAATTCTTGGCTGACTATTGCTACGGCAAGCAACACTTTTCTCTGCCACCTTTAGCCACTTTGATCTGGCCGaactacatttaggagatgtagaTATGATGTTTTCATGAGTTTCTTCAGGAATATGAACGAGTTGAGAAGATCCAGGGCGTGATTGTATAGAAACTCTTGGTCCTCCAGGGATACCAGTATTATTGCAGCCTGGTACACTACCAGGTTGTAATTTGAGGTATGGATTTCCTGGTCCAATATGGTCTCCATTTACACCAACCCGGACAGGCTCAGAGCTAGATCTCATTTCTATAATTCTTTGAGGTGAAAGTCCTGATTCAGTTTCGATGACCTGCAAAGATAGTTTTCggctttcatttttagttttccaTTGAGACAACAGTTGTTTAGAGCGAGCAGAGTCCATTGAAGCATGAATAGTTGCATTTCTCCTTGCTGGATCTTCTAATGATGGTGTATGAACCCTGGGCAAAGTATTGCTAAAAGTAACCATGTTCTCCTTGCCCATGGGACTTCGAGGGGTTATAACTTCTACATCAGTACTTGCTCTTTTAATGTTTGTCAAAGAACCTGTTTCACGGTTATTTCGATTTAAGATAATTTCAGAAGGATGCGAAGAAATACCATCAATGCTGCTGCCATTTTTCCCAGGTAATATCCTACTTGCATCTTGACTAATTTCCGTTAGTGACCTCAATGGTTCTctaagtggaggaggaggaggtttctGTGGAATGTTATCCTCACTGGGCTGAAAGTTTCCAACAGCATATAGACCCTGGAATATGAAACATTGACAACATAAAAGTACAGCTCTTAGATAAACAAGAAGAACAAGCTAAAGATCTAAGATAATAATGATAGACGAATGATAGACAtagacgtcacctccctctcccagcaaggTAGAGGGAGGTGcaagaggcatgcataattagcagcacggagagcGGGGATGAGATGCCCagcactccaggctgctaattatgcatgcctctggcaccaccatctcccatgctgggagagggatgtGATGTCACGAAGGGGGCAGGCATAACTATACGTTTTTTTTCTAGGTAATCCTgggtgtcaagactagcaaaggATCACCATCAAGAGGAGCGTAGgtgagtattagagatgagcgagcattaaaatgctcgggtactcgttactcgagccgaacatttcctgatgcttgagtgctcgtttcgagtaacgagccccattgaaatcaatgggagacccgagcattttttagtaaaattaaaaactgaacgagcactgttcagtgcagatgttttcactaaaagaacagagtgaaagaacactgcagaacagattgcagatggtcg from Engystomops pustulosus chromosome 10, aEngPut4.maternal, whole genome shotgun sequence harbors:
- the PLPPR4 gene encoding phospholipid phosphatase-related protein type 4, encoding MSAKERQKMRVTKDSVTLLPCFYFVELPILASSVVSLYFLELTDVFKPVHSGFSCYDRSLSMPYIEPTQESIPFLMLLCLAFAGPAATIMVGEGVLYCCLSKRKNGIGAEANINAGGCNFNSFLRRAVRFIGVHVFGLCSTALITDIIQLSTGYQTPYFLTVCKPNYTSLNVSCKENPYVLEDICSGQDLAIINAGRKSFPSQHATLAAFAAVYISMYFNATLTDSSKLLKPLLVFSFIICGIICGFTRITQYKNHPIDVYSGFLLGGGIAIYLGLYAVGNFQPSEDNIPQKPPPPPLREPLRSLTEISQDASRILPGKNGSSIDGISSHPSEIILNRNNRETGSLTNIKRASTDVEVITPRSPMGKENMVTFSNTLPRVHTPSLEDPARRNATIHASMDSARSKQLLSQWKTKNESRKLSLQVIETESGLSPQRIIEMRSSSEPVRVGVNGDHIGPGNPYLKLQPGSVPGCNNTGIPGGPRVSIQSRPGSSQLVHIPEETHENIISTSPKCSSARSKWLKVAEKSVACRSNSQPRIMQVIAMSKQQGMLQGSPKSSEGSTVSCTGSIRYKALTEHEPTNIVRIEAHPENNRPIIQMPLEGEGSGSWKWKAPEKGTLRQAYELNDLNRDSESCESLKDSFGTTERKRSNIDNDHLLHGITTIRVTPVEGSEIGSETVSIASSRDSTLRRKGNIILIPERSNSPESTRNIFYKGTSPTRTYKE